A portion of the Actomonas aquatica genome contains these proteins:
- the leuD gene encoding 3-isopropylmalate dehydratase small subunit, whose amino-acid sequence MALEKITSVTGKAVHVPGNDIDTDRIIPARFMKCVTFDGLGEYLFYDVRKDADGNDKPHPLNDPRFKDATILLSGANFGCGSSREHAPQAIQKYGFRGIVAENFAEIFFGNCTTLGIPCAVAARADIAKVAAAVAADPAIEVSIDVDAQVVRFGDQSIPASIRDTARDALLNGRWDAIAELHEGVPQVKELAAGLPYMAV is encoded by the coding sequence ATGGCTCTCGAAAAAATCACCTCCGTCACCGGTAAGGCCGTGCATGTGCCCGGCAACGACATCGACACGGACCGCATCATTCCCGCCCGCTTCATGAAGTGCGTCACCTTTGACGGGCTGGGCGAATACCTCTTCTACGACGTGCGCAAGGACGCCGACGGCAACGACAAGCCGCACCCGCTGAACGACCCGCGTTTCAAGGACGCCACCATCCTGCTCTCCGGTGCCAACTTCGGCTGCGGTTCCTCCCGCGAGCACGCTCCGCAGGCGATTCAGAAGTATGGTTTCCGCGGTATCGTGGCGGAGAACTTCGCCGAGATCTTCTTCGGCAACTGCACCACGCTCGGCATCCCCTGCGCGGTCGCCGCCCGCGCCGACATCGCCAAGGTCGCCGCGGCGGTCGCCGCCGATCCGGCGATCGAAGTGTCGATCGACGTTGATGCCCAGGTCGTGCGCTTCGGCGACCAAAGCATCCCGGCCAGCATCCGCGACACCGCCCGTGATGCGTTGCTCAACGGTCGTTGGGATGCCATCGCCGAGCTGCACGAAGGGGTGCCGCAGGTGAAGGAACTTGCCGCTGGTTTGCCTTACATGGCGGTCTGA
- a CDS encoding ExbD/TolR family protein has product MSGLYQRRRKRPEMNLLPLIDVLVMLIFFAFVTMQFRSAATLNITLPKVETAGKNEFKGTVTIGVSNEGDITFNGQVVSEAEVEELLRQVRDVDRDIPVLIAADETTPLKTVAFLMDACRKAGLNKFSLQSR; this is encoded by the coding sequence ATGAGCGGACTCTACCAACGCCGGCGAAAACGGCCGGAGATGAATCTGCTCCCGCTCATTGATGTGCTGGTGATGCTCATTTTCTTCGCCTTTGTGACCATGCAGTTCCGGTCGGCGGCGACGTTGAACATCACGCTGCCCAAGGTGGAGACGGCCGGTAAGAACGAATTTAAAGGCACGGTCACCATCGGCGTAAGCAACGAAGGCGACATCACCTTCAACGGGCAGGTCGTGAGCGAAGCCGAGGTCGAGGAGCTGTTGCGGCAGGTGCGCGACGTCGACCGCGACATTCCGGTGCTCATCGCCGCCGATGAAACGACGCCGCTCAAGACGGTCGCCTTTCTTATGGATGCCTGCCGCAAAGCGGGGCTGAACAAGTTCAGCCTGCAGAGCCGGTAG
- a CDS encoding MotA/TolQ/ExbB proton channel family protein: MIFALLDVLKGADILIYPLGLCSVAMVFIICERAYALRRDAVMPDDLVEAIVDGRAYAGGRDSVLARIIEFAERHADDSDAVKAFARLELNRMERGLPYLDIIYAAAPLLGLTGTVWSLLRVFSSLTSDTGLPDPVAFSSGVALALSATLLGLTIAIPALVGGGWLQRRVENYAAQLDVILERILGAADDEASSKS; this comes from the coding sequence ATGATTTTTGCACTCCTCGACGTTCTTAAAGGGGCCGACATTCTGATCTATCCGCTCGGGCTCTGCTCCGTGGCGATGGTCTTCATCATTTGTGAACGGGCTTACGCGCTGCGGCGCGATGCCGTGATGCCGGACGACCTTGTCGAAGCGATCGTGGATGGCCGGGCCTACGCCGGGGGCCGTGATTCGGTGCTGGCGCGCATCATCGAGTTTGCCGAGCGGCATGCCGACGACAGTGACGCGGTGAAGGCCTTTGCTCGGCTCGAGCTCAACCGCATGGAGCGCGGATTGCCGTATCTCGACATCATTTACGCCGCCGCGCCGCTGCTCGGTCTGACCGGCACGGTGTGGTCGCTGCTGCGGGTGTTTTCCTCGCTGACCAGCGATACGGGTTTGCCCGATCCGGTGGCGTTTTCGAGTGGCGTGGCGCTGGCGCTTTCGGCGACCCTGCTCGGTCTCACCATCGCGATTCCGGCGTTGGTGGGTGGTGGCTGGTTGCAGCGACGCGTGGAAAACTACGCGGCGCAGCTCGACGTGATTTTGGAGCGCATCCTCGGCGCGGCGGACGACGAAGCGTCCTCGAAAAGCTGA